Proteins found in one Miscanthus floridulus cultivar M001 chromosome 4, ASM1932011v1, whole genome shotgun sequence genomic segment:
- the LOC136548573 gene encoding uncharacterized protein: protein MDYELLKRFLRHATKQKEGKGKEEEAKKGGTVNKDEDGFPDPEECLMIFGRSNTIHSKRQHKLKMPGPNGIITIGSTSSNAYMCNREHYEPTTTVINSAELPELGNSAPLVVPNCNGLTSSSAFHQTKETKVVEIDPTDPTKMVRIRTKLLAK, encoded by the exons atggactatgagctcctcaagcgcttcctgcgGCATGCCACCAAGcaaaaggaagggaaaggcaaggaggaggaggccaagaaaggaggcacagtgaacaaggatgaagatggcttccctgaccctgaggaatgcctcatgatctttgggagaTCCAACACTatccactccaagcgccaacacaag ctaaagatgccagggccGAATGGCATCATCACCATAGGTAGTACCTCCTCAAACGCCTACATGTGCAATCGTGAGCATTATGAGCCCAccactaccgtcatcaactcTGCCGAGCTCCCGGAGCTTGGGAATTCGGCGCCTCTAGTAGTCCCCAACTGTAATGGGCTGACCTCCTCGAGTGCCTTCCATCAGACTAAGGAAACCAAGGTAGTGGAGATCGACCCCACTgatccaaccaagatggtgcggatcagaaccaagctcctggccaaatag